Proteins encoded in a region of the Streptomyces sp. NBC_00513 genome:
- a CDS encoding LysR family transcriptional regulator, with the protein MTPTLAQLRYLVAVADCRSITGAAASVFVAQSALSRAVQAMERDLGVELLARRGRGVELTPEGSRVVRLARTVLNAVEAIDDIGTGHGDAVRTTLHLVATPTLALDLAAELVPSFTRRHPGVDVRVRQRDSREALVQELTGGTAELALVDLPIDQELSTHHIQEREVVLISPIGSLLPDPVPFRVLDGLPMVLPCPGTGRRTEMEAMFSCLGVRPEPRLEVDERLAWVTGVTDGRGSLIWYRDVVSRAFGSRAEIRSFTPPLLRPVGIAHTRRPLSRAARAFIAHALHKAPVREPAP; encoded by the coding sequence ATGACCCCCACACTCGCGCAGCTTCGCTACCTCGTCGCCGTCGCGGACTGCCGTTCCATCACCGGCGCGGCCGCCTCGGTCTTCGTGGCCCAGTCCGCCCTGTCCCGGGCCGTTCAGGCCATGGAGCGCGATCTCGGCGTGGAACTCCTGGCCCGCCGGGGCCGGGGCGTGGAGCTCACCCCCGAGGGGTCCAGGGTGGTACGACTGGCCCGCACCGTCCTGAACGCCGTCGAGGCGATCGACGACATCGGCACCGGTCACGGGGACGCCGTGCGCACCACCCTCCACCTGGTCGCCACCCCGACCCTGGCCCTGGACCTGGCCGCCGAACTGGTGCCCTCCTTCACCCGGCGGCACCCCGGGGTGGACGTCCGGGTCCGGCAGCGCGACAGCCGGGAGGCCCTGGTCCAGGAACTCACCGGCGGCACCGCCGAACTGGCGCTGGTCGACCTGCCCATCGACCAGGAGCTGTCCACACACCACATCCAGGAACGGGAGGTGGTGCTGATCTCGCCCATCGGCTCCCTACTCCCGGACCCGGTGCCGTTCCGGGTGCTCGACGGGCTGCCCATGGTGCTGCCGTGCCCGGGCACCGGCCGACGGACCGAGATGGAGGCCATGTTCAGCTGCCTCGGCGTGCGCCCCGAGCCCCGACTGGAAGTCGACGAACGACTCGCCTGGGTCACCGGGGTCACGGACGGGCGCGGCTCGCTCATCTGGTACCGGGACGTGGTCTCCAGGGCCTTCGGCAGCCGCGCCGAGATCCGCTCGTTCACCCCGCCACTGCTGCGCCCGGTGGGCATCGCCCACACGCGGCGCCCCCTGAGTCGCGCGGCCCGGGCCTTCATCGCGCACGCCCTGCACAAGGCGCCCGTACGCGAGCCCGCACCCTGA
- a CDS encoding type I polyketide synthase: MTPHPAQPPATRDLVIAAGPFEEPHPRIVTAAERAGALGLLDLGRDPEPARAAFAELGRRLDGRPYGVRVPVGCPLGPGELPAQVDTVLLADVAEHTPGRVAAWAAAPGSPRVWAEITGPGEARAAVAAGVGAIVAKGHEAGGRVGSTTTFVLLQRLLAGPGPGVPVIACGGIGPHTAAAAVAGGAAGVLVDVQLALTVEAVAGLPAEVVAALRAMDGSETRLVDGHRVFARPDLPPPDGPAARLLGARDLRTQLLPVGQDGGVADRLARRHRTTGGVLRAVRAAVAGHIGDAARSRPLLGSRVVAQGPMTRVSDQAAFAEAVAAADGVPYLALALTRGAQAHRLLAETAERLGDRPWGVGLLGFAPPELRREQLAAVARVRPPYAIIAGGTPAQAAPLEAAGTVTHLHVPSPGLLERYLAEGARRFVFEGSECGGHVGPRASFPLWEEQIERLLSCAEPARLDILFAGGIHDERSAAMAVTAAAPLAARGARVGVLMGTAYLFTREAVAAGAILPGFQRTAVECEETVLLHTAPGHATRCAQTPYAVTFEETRRRLAEDGTEPREMWEELERLNLGRLRIAGKGVRRGTAGLEPVGEREQLADGLFMLGQAATLRSATTTVAALHAQVTRGATEFLDRRAAETAGAAEEEAGPVAEPLDVAIVGMACAYPGAPGLDSYWSQILAGRDAVTEVPVERWDPGLYYDPDPARAGERTPSRWGGFLAPVPFDALAHGIPPTSLAGIEPVQLLALEISARALGDAGYGRGREFDRSRTSVVFGAEAGTELAGAYGLRALYPAYLGELPPALDEQLPRLTEDSFPGILANVIAGRVANRLDLGGANCTVDAACASSLAALDLACRQLRDGDSDMVVCGGADVHNGINDYLMFASVRALSPGGRCRPFDAAADGIALGEGVGALVLKRLADAERDGDRVYAVIKAVGASSDGRSLGLTAPRPEGQRRALERAYARAGVTPADVGLIEAHGTGTVVGDSTELAVLSELFTASGAEPGSCALGSVKSQIGHTKCAAGLAGLIKAAWAVHTGIRPPTAHLSTPNAAWRSEDGPFVFDTEARPWAVPVERRIAGVSAFGFGGTNYHAVLAGYGGAQEPAHGLEEWPAELFCFRGEDRRAAGRAMARLAARLEENDAAGRPWALRDLAAEACMSGTGPVRVAVVAADADELAVRLEQARGFAPGAGVHVREEAADPGGVAFLFPGQGSQRVGMLGDLFMAFPALRGLLDEAPDGVAGAMFPPAAFTAPARSAQRAAVTDTRVAQPALGLAGAAAHLLLGRFGVRPDCVAGHSYGELTALWAAGAYDTASLARLSTRRAEAILAAAGADPGAMAAVSAAPEEVRDVAARAGCVVANHNAPRQCVISGRTEAVAEAVAALRAAGLAAELLPVACAFHSEVVAGAESALAAELAATAVSGPTVPVWSNTTAAPYPADAEGVRGLLAGQVARPVRFVDELEAMYAAGVRTFVEAGPGRVLSGLTARILGDRPHTVVPLDVPGEHGLVRLVTALAELAAAGVPIDPEALFRGRTAALPDRAPRRPGWLVDGHLVRTSAGTPIPGGLRPAHRIPRPEAPMSPQSAADQNGSPLPPLRPRPVATPAPPTRPGIAAGDGHGPTAAPGPRDEAVLEYLRGSRLLIEAQREVLLGYLGRPDPGASAPADRGPGAPARPEPDAAWDDGSAWTDGPAWTDGPAWVGAGPDGHVPAAGGPGRSPDPWRSAPVNGREPAAATATVPGGVVAIEAAHPDPWRPAGPHPFDGPVDRPGAPATAASAPLTAGEVMDVVLDIVHTRTGYPLDMLDPALDLEADLSIDSIKRVEIIGALADRIGLPREPDGSAESAVEELSRLKTLRGVVDWVVSHTTSSADGPDTATAGARAHATGTPAAASTSAGARSEERAPRPAGPRPRRMRVDLVPVAPPGGDPADLRGLRVGIVEDGQGVALALGGALESLGVEVRLLSAPEAGHDGLVDLSALRAGQGAGREPVLPGAFAGLQRALVGGVGRLILAATPDSGLHGFARSAALEFPGALIRAVGVHPKEDPARVAAQLVAELSDTAEARDRYGADANTDAESDDEHDGRDPGAGTAAAALHSVVYTADGARVTARPVPADLTPSGSAPPLGRDSVVLLTGGARGITARTALALARATGCHVELVGRTPEPTAAEDERYGQATDRVALRAALVAAGLRTPAEIEAAASRILAEREVRATLAALAGVAASVRYHRADVTDERAVRAVVAAVRARHGRLDGIVHGAGTLRDGLLRDKRPEAFAEVFTTKVAGARHLAAAVAEHGDTPAPAFLALFGSVSGVYGNRGQCDYAAANDALDGLAHTWAAGFPGRVLSVDWGPWAAGSGGMVTPELERAYGRRGIAVLSPEAGTAAFLAELADGHDVQVVLTAALDEGHGGTGDGAGTVREAGTGHDDGTGFGTGFGTGERRD; this comes from the coding sequence GTGACCCCCCACCCCGCGCAGCCCCCCGCCACCCGTGACCTGGTCATCGCGGCCGGACCCTTCGAGGAACCGCACCCCCGGATCGTCACCGCCGCCGAGCGCGCCGGGGCCCTCGGGCTGCTCGACCTGGGCCGGGACCCCGAACCGGCGCGGGCCGCCTTCGCGGAGCTCGGGCGGCGGCTCGACGGCCGGCCGTACGGGGTGCGGGTACCGGTGGGCTGTCCGCTGGGCCCCGGGGAACTTCCGGCCCAGGTGGACACGGTGTTGCTCGCCGATGTCGCGGAGCACACCCCGGGTCGGGTGGCCGCCTGGGCGGCGGCCCCCGGATCCCCCCGGGTCTGGGCCGAGATCACCGGCCCCGGGGAGGCACGGGCGGCGGTGGCGGCCGGGGTCGGGGCGATCGTGGCCAAGGGGCACGAGGCCGGCGGCCGGGTCGGCTCGACCACCACCTTCGTCCTCCTCCAGCGGCTGCTGGCCGGCCCCGGACCGGGGGTGCCCGTCATCGCGTGCGGGGGCATCGGCCCGCACACGGCGGCGGCCGCCGTCGCGGGCGGGGCCGCCGGCGTGCTGGTCGACGTACAACTGGCCCTGACCGTCGAGGCGGTGGCCGGCCTGCCCGCGGAGGTCGTGGCCGCGCTGCGGGCGATGGACGGTTCCGAGACCCGGCTCGTGGACGGGCACCGGGTGTTCGCCCGGCCCGACCTGCCGCCGCCCGACGGGCCGGCGGCGCGTCTGCTCGGGGCCCGGGACCTGCGGACGCAGTTGCTGCCCGTCGGTCAGGACGGGGGCGTGGCGGACCGGCTGGCCCGAAGGCACCGCACCACGGGCGGGGTGCTCCGGGCCGTCCGGGCCGCCGTCGCCGGGCACATCGGGGATGCCGCCCGGTCGAGACCGTTGCTCGGGTCCCGGGTGGTGGCGCAGGGCCCGATGACCCGGGTCAGCGACCAGGCGGCGTTCGCCGAGGCGGTGGCCGCGGCGGACGGCGTGCCCTACCTCGCGCTCGCCCTGACCCGGGGGGCGCAGGCGCACCGGCTGCTGGCCGAGACCGCGGAGCGGCTCGGGGACCGGCCGTGGGGTGTGGGCCTGCTCGGCTTCGCCCCGCCCGAGCTGCGCCGGGAGCAGCTCGCGGCCGTGGCGCGGGTGCGCCCCCCGTACGCGATCATCGCCGGCGGCACCCCGGCGCAGGCGGCCCCGCTGGAGGCGGCGGGCACGGTGACGCACCTGCACGTCCCCTCGCCCGGACTGCTGGAGCGGTATCTCGCCGAGGGGGCACGGCGGTTCGTCTTCGAGGGGTCGGAGTGCGGCGGGCACGTCGGCCCGCGCGCCTCGTTCCCGCTGTGGGAGGAGCAGATCGAACGGCTGCTGTCCTGCGCCGAACCGGCCCGGCTGGACATCCTGTTCGCGGGTGGCATCCACGACGAGCGGTCCGCCGCGATGGCGGTGACGGCCGCCGCTCCGCTGGCCGCCCGGGGGGCCCGCGTCGGCGTACTGATGGGCACCGCCTACCTGTTCACCCGGGAGGCGGTGGCGGCGGGCGCGATCCTGCCGGGCTTCCAGCGGACGGCGGTGGAGTGCGAGGAGACCGTCCTGTTGCACACCGCGCCGGGCCACGCCACCCGCTGCGCGCAGACCCCGTACGCGGTGACGTTCGAGGAGACCCGACGGCGACTCGCCGAGGACGGAACCGAACCGCGCGAGATGTGGGAGGAGTTGGAGCGGCTGAATCTGGGCCGACTCCGGATCGCCGGCAAGGGGGTGCGTCGGGGTACGGCCGGCCTGGAACCGGTCGGCGAGCGGGAGCAGTTGGCGGACGGGCTGTTCATGCTCGGCCAGGCCGCCACCCTGCGCTCCGCGACCACGACGGTGGCCGCGCTGCACGCCCAGGTCACCCGGGGGGCGACGGAGTTCCTGGACCGGCGGGCCGCCGAGACGGCCGGAGCGGCCGAGGAGGAGGCCGGTCCCGTCGCCGAACCGCTCGACGTCGCCATCGTCGGAATGGCCTGCGCCTACCCGGGGGCGCCGGGGCTGGACTCGTACTGGTCGCAGATCCTGGCCGGCCGGGACGCCGTCACCGAGGTCCCGGTCGAGCGGTGGGACCCGGGGCTCTACTACGATCCCGACCCGGCCCGGGCCGGGGAGCGCACCCCTTCCCGCTGGGGCGGCTTCCTGGCGCCGGTGCCGTTCGACGCCCTCGCCCACGGCATTCCGCCGACCTCGCTGGCCGGCATCGAACCGGTGCAGCTCCTGGCCCTGGAGATCTCCGCGCGGGCGCTCGGCGACGCCGGGTACGGCCGGGGGCGGGAGTTCGACCGTTCGCGGACCTCGGTGGTCTTCGGCGCCGAGGCGGGCACCGAGCTGGCGGGCGCGTACGGGTTGCGCGCGCTGTATCCGGCCTATCTGGGCGAGCTGCCGCCCGCTCTGGACGAGCAGTTGCCCCGGCTGACGGAGGACTCCTTCCCGGGCATCCTCGCGAACGTGATCGCGGGGCGGGTCGCGAACCGTCTCGACCTGGGCGGCGCCAACTGCACCGTGGACGCGGCCTGCGCCTCCTCGTTGGCCGCCCTCGACCTGGCCTGCCGACAACTGCGCGACGGTGACAGCGACATGGTGGTGTGCGGCGGCGCCGACGTGCACAACGGCATCAACGACTACCTGATGTTCGCCTCGGTACGGGCCCTGTCGCCCGGCGGCCGTTGCCGGCCCTTCGACGCCGCCGCGGACGGGATAGCGCTCGGCGAGGGGGTGGGCGCCCTGGTGCTGAAGCGGCTGGCGGACGCGGAGCGCGACGGCGACCGGGTGTACGCGGTGATCAAGGCGGTCGGCGCGTCGAGCGACGGCCGGTCGCTGGGGCTGACCGCGCCCCGACCGGAGGGGCAACGCCGGGCCCTGGAACGGGCGTACGCGCGAGCCGGCGTCACTCCGGCCGACGTGGGGCTGATCGAGGCCCACGGTACCGGGACCGTGGTCGGCGACAGCACCGAACTGGCCGTACTGAGCGAGCTGTTCACCGCGTCGGGGGCCGAGCCGGGATCGTGCGCCCTGGGGTCGGTCAAATCGCAGATCGGCCACACCAAGTGCGCGGCCGGGCTGGCCGGGCTGATCAAGGCCGCGTGGGCCGTGCACACGGGAATCCGACCCCCGACCGCGCATCTGAGCACGCCGAACGCGGCCTGGCGGTCCGAGGACGGCCCGTTCGTCTTCGACACCGAGGCCCGGCCGTGGGCAGTGCCGGTGGAACGGCGGATCGCGGGCGTCAGCGCGTTCGGCTTCGGAGGCACCAACTACCACGCCGTGCTTGCCGGTTACGGTGGCGCGCAGGAGCCGGCCCACGGGCTGGAGGAGTGGCCGGCGGAGCTGTTCTGCTTCCGGGGCGAGGACCGGCGGGCCGCGGGGCGGGCGATGGCACGGCTCGCCGCCCGGCTGGAGGAGAACGACGCGGCCGGCCGGCCCTGGGCCCTGCGGGACCTCGCGGCGGAGGCCTGCATGTCCGGCACCGGACCGGTGCGGGTGGCCGTGGTCGCCGCCGACGCGGACGAACTCGCGGTCAGGCTGGAGCAGGCCCGCGGCTTCGCCCCCGGCGCGGGGGTCCACGTACGGGAGGAGGCGGCCGACCCGGGCGGGGTGGCGTTCCTCTTCCCCGGGCAGGGCAGCCAACGCGTGGGAATGCTGGGGGACTTGTTCATGGCGTTCCCCGCCTTGCGCGGGCTGCTGGACGAGGCCCCCGACGGGGTGGCGGGCGCGATGTTCCCGCCGGCCGCGTTCACCGCGCCGGCCCGGTCCGCCCAGCGGGCGGCCGTCACAGACACCCGGGTGGCCCAGCCCGCCCTCGGGCTGGCCGGCGCCGCGGCGCACCTGCTGCTCGGCCGGTTCGGCGTCCGGCCGGACTGTGTCGCCGGGCACTCGTACGGGGAGCTGACCGCGCTGTGGGCGGCGGGCGCGTACGACACGGCGAGCCTGGCGCGGCTGAGCACGCGCCGGGCCGAGGCGATCCTGGCGGCGGCCGGGGCGGATCCCGGGGCCATGGCGGCGGTGTCCGCGGCGCCGGAGGAGGTTCGGGACGTCGCGGCGCGGGCCGGGTGCGTGGTGGCGAACCACAACGCGCCCCGGCAGTGCGTGATCTCCGGCCGGACGGAGGCCGTGGCCGAGGCGGTGGCCGCTCTCCGGGCGGCCGGACTCGCGGCCGAACTCCTGCCGGTGGCCTGCGCGTTCCATAGCGAGGTGGTGGCCGGGGCCGAGTCCGCGCTCGCCGCCGAACTGGCGGCGACGGCGGTGTCCGGGCCGACCGTCCCCGTGTGGTCGAACACCACGGCGGCCCCGTACCCGGCCGACGCCGAGGGGGTGCGCGGCCTCCTGGCGGGTCAGGTGGCGCGGCCGGTCCGGTTCGTCGACGAGTTGGAGGCCATGTACGCGGCCGGCGTCCGGACGTTCGTGGAAGCGGGGCCGGGCCGGGTGCTGTCCGGTCTGACGGCCCGGATCCTGGGCGATCGTCCGCACACGGTGGTGCCGTTGGACGTGCCCGGCGAGCACGGTCTGGTCCGGCTGGTCACCGCGCTGGCCGAGCTGGCCGCGGCCGGGGTCCCGATCGACCCCGAAGCCCTGTTCCGCGGCCGGACCGCGGCGCTGCCGGACCGGGCGCCGCGACGCCCGGGCTGGCTGGTGGACGGCCACCTGGTCCGCACCTCGGCCGGCACCCCGATCCCGGGCGGCCTCCGCCCCGCCCACCGCATCCCCCGACCGGAGGCACCGATGAGCCCGCAGAGCGCCGCCGACCAGAACGGTTCCCCCCTTCCTCCCCTTCGCCCCCGCCCCGTCGCGACCCCGGCTCCCCCGACGAGGCCCGGCATCGCGGCCGGCGACGGCCACGGGCCGACCGCGGCCCCCGGCCCCCGCGACGAGGCCGTGCTGGAGTACCTCCGCGGCTCCCGCCTGCTGATCGAGGCCCAACGCGAGGTCCTGCTCGGCTACCTGGGTCGACCCGACCCCGGTGCGAGCGCCCCGGCCGACCGGGGGCCGGGCGCCCCCGCCCGGCCCGAACCGGACGCGGCGTGGGACGACGGCTCCGCGTGGACCGACGGCCCGGCGTGGACCGACGGCCCGGCGTGGGTCGGGGCGGGGCCCGACGGACACGTACCCGCCGCGGGGGGCCCGGGCCGTTCCCCCGACCCGTGGCGGTCGGCGCCGGTCAACGGCCGGGAACCGGCGGCGGCCACGGCGACCGTGCCCGGCGGCGTGGTGGCGATCGAGGCGGCGCACCCCGATCCGTGGCGGCCGGCCGGCCCCCACCCCTTCGACGGCCCGGTGGACCGGCCGGGCGCCCCGGCGACCGCCGCGTCGGCGCCGCTGACCGCGGGCGAGGTGATGGACGTCGTCCTGGACATCGTGCACACGCGGACCGGCTATCCCCTCGACATGCTCGACCCCGCGCTGGACCTGGAGGCCGACCTGTCCATCGACTCCATCAAGCGGGTCGAGATCATCGGCGCCCTCGCCGACCGGATCGGCCTGCCCCGGGAGCCGGACGGATCCGCCGAGTCGGCCGTCGAGGAACTCTCCCGTCTAAAGACCCTGCGCGGCGTCGTCGACTGGGTCGTGTCCCACACCACGTCATCCGCCGACGGGCCCGACACCGCGACCGCCGGCGCCCGGGCCCACGCCACCGGCACCCCGGCGGCCGCCTCGACGTCGGCCGGCGCCCGGTCCGAGGAGCGCGCGCCCCGCCCCGCCGGGCCGCGACCGCGCCGCATGCGCGTGGACCTCGTACCCGTCGCACCGCCCGGCGGGGATCCGGCCGACCTGCGCGGGCTGCGGGTCGGGATCGTCGAGGACGGGCAGGGGGTGGCTCTCGCGCTGGGCGGGGCGTTGGAGTCCCTCGGGGTCGAGGTGCGGTTGCTGTCCGCACCCGAGGCCGGCCACGACGGGCTCGTCGACCTGTCCGCGCTGCGGGCCGGGCAGGGCGCGGGGCGGGAACCCGTCCTGCCCGGCGCCTTCGCCGGGCTCCAGCGGGCCCTCGTCGGCGGTGTGGGCCGGCTGATCCTCGCCGCCACCCCCGACTCGGGCCTGCACGGCTTCGCCCGCAGCGCCGCCCTGGAGTTCCCCGGCGCCCTGATCCGAGCGGTCGGAGTACACCCGAAGGAGGACCCGGCTCGCGTCGCCGCGCAGCTCGTCGCCGAGTTGAGCGACACCGCCGAGGCCCGGGACCGGTACGGAGCCGATGCGAACACCGACGCCGAGAGTGACGACGAGCATGACGGTCGTGACCCGGGCGCCGGCACCGCCGCCGCCGCCCTCCACTCCGTCGTCTACACCGCCGACGGAGCCCGCGTCACCGCCCGGCCCGTACCGGCGGACCTCACCCCCTCCGGTTCGGCGCCACCCCTCGGCCGCGACTCCGTCGTCCTTCTCACCGGCGGCGCCCGGGGAATCACCGCCCGGACCGCGCTCGCCCTTGCCCGCGCCACCGGTTGCCACGTCGAGCTCGTCGGGCGCACTCCCGAGCCGACGGCCGCCGAGGACGAGCGGTACGGGCAGGCCACGGACCGGGTGGCGCTGCGCGCCGCGCTGGTGGCGGCGGGGTTGCGCACTCCCGCCGAGATCGAGGCCGCCGCCTCCCGGATCCTCGCCGAGCGGGAGGTGCGGGCCACGCTGGCGGCCCTCGCCGGTGTCGCCGCCTCCGTGCGCTACCACCGCGCCGACGTCACCGACGAGCGGGCCGTGCGGGCGGTCGTGGCGGCCGTCCGGGCCCGGCACGGCCGGCTCGACGGCATCGTGCACGGCGCCGGCACCCTTCGCGACGGACTGCTGCGGGACAAGCGTCCGGAGGCCTTCGCCGAGGTGTTCACCACCAAGGTGGCCGGCGCCCGGCATCTCGCCGCGGCCGTCGCCGAGCACGGCGACACGCCCGCCCCCGCCTTCCTGGCTCTCTTCGGCAGCGTGTCCGGGGTGTACGGCAACCGGGGCCAGTGCGACTACGCCGCCGCCAACGACGCCCTCGACGGTCTCGCCCACACCTGGGCCGCGGGCTTTCCCGGCCGGGTGCTGTCCGTCGACTGGGGTCCCTGGGCGGCCGGGTCGGGCGGCATGGTCACTCCCGAGTTGGAGCGTGCGTACGGCCGCCGCGGCATCGCGGTGCTCAGCCCCGAGGCGGGTACCGCCGCCTTCCTCGCCGAACTCGCGGACGGCCACGACGTACAGGTCGTCCTGACGGCGGCGCTGGACGAGGGGCACGGTGGTACCGGAGACGGAGCGGGAACCGTGCGCGAAGCCGGCACCGGCCACGACGACGGAACCGGCTTCGGGACCGGCTTCGGGACCGGGGAGCGCCGTGACTGA